One Rhizoctonia solani chromosome 3, complete sequence genomic region harbors:
- a CDS encoding other/SCY1 protein kinase codes for MLAAASSLFSRSAIYANYTISSAASTSASSQSSSATQAGPTVPPFQVGLWKVTEATHKVTNKRVSVWVHDKRGAEVDKLPAASKENVLTILKAEVTALSRLRHPSVLEVVEPLEDGRSELVFATEPLLSTLAISIPGSGSSSRKPQVELDEVEIQKGILQVAKGLSFLHTSARLVHSNLNPSSVLINSAGDWKLSGLGLTIPLLSPTGDPTRWDFPAYDNRLPEYIQRNYDYMAPEYAVDECIETGSDMYSLGCLVYAVHMKGKTPFTTHGSMNTLRENARKLENGTLSALPSLGGLDADLRSLLMVLITRSSGSRPTASSVPSHAFFNALPISTLNFLDRATFAAKPREEKVAFMKGLASVLGSFSDALKRRKILPSLLEEMKDPLLLPSILPNVFTIADKLTPAEFASTVLPALKPLFVVRDPPQNVLAMLDNLSMIQGKTTPAVFRADVLPLVYNALDSEHPHVQERALKTVPDLCETIDYAEVQGVLFPRVALVFTKTRILSVKVNTLVCFLAMVKTLDQASLTQKLVPLLSKIRTKEPSVMLATLDVHERMGMKVDREAVATLVLPQLWAMSVGPLLNISQFQRFMAVIKSLSERIEKEHAQHLRDSQRVEDRSAIALNNSANTPIASVDFHSLVSGGRSPSTVPGTITPIANGSNTPTPAPTTGNGWDDDMWDSMLNSAPSSPPPATVSNRSSLSVPASTQSLPITPRPITSAARALGAKPITSAILPPPISSIIPPPSSSLSSPLSSTSTNNNMFSSLPPPMTRSATTQATPSAPNYNITLTPTPPRSNNTAFTPLTPSAPSYNVNTSNPSPSIGMGVMQPQMSSSILQPTNTSSTWTNQNIKKMGADAWSDFDPLG; via the exons ATGCTCGCAGCAGCTAGTTCGCTGTTCTCTCGTTCGGCTATCTATGCAAATTATACTATATCTTCTGCAGCGTCGACGTCCGCTAGCTCTCAATCATCATCTGCTACACAAGCCGGTCCAACCGTACCTCCGTTTCAAGTCGGACTCTGGAAGGTGACTGAGGCTACTCATAAAGTAACGAATAAGCGGGTCAGCGTATGGGTGCACGACAAACGTGGAGCTGAAGTGGACAAGCTCCCTGCTGCCTCCAAAGAAAATGTGTTGACCATCTTGAAGGCCGAG GTTACGGCTTTGAGTCGCTTGAGGCATCCTTCTGTTCTGG AGGTTGTTGAGCCTTTGGAGGATGGAAG GTCGGAACTCGTCTTTGCCACAGAACCACTCCTTTCAACCCTTGCAATTTCTATACCTGGTTCTGGATCATCATCACGAAAGCCACAGGTGGAACTAGACGAGGTAGAG ATACAAAAAGGGATACTACAAGTCGCAAAAGGCCTCTCGTTTCTTCACACATCCGCACGGCTTGTGCACTCTAATCTCAACCCTTCTTCTGTCCTGATCAATTCAGCG GGCGATTGGAAACTATCTGGACTCGGCCTCACCATCCCTCTGCTTTCACCTACGGGAGATCCTACTCGATGGGATTTTCCTGCATATGATAACAGATTGCCCGAGTACATCCAGCGAAACTATGACTATATGGCCCCAGAATACGCGGTTGACGAATGCATCGAGACTGGATCGGATATGTATTCACTAGGATGTCTCGTATACGCCGTACATATGAAAGGCAAAACCCCTTTTACAACCCATGGGAGTATGAACACCCTGCGAGAGAACGCTCGGAAGTTAGAGAATGGGACCTTGAGTGCTTTGCCTTCGTTAGGTGGTTTGGATGCTGACTTGCGAA GTCTTCTCATGGTTCTCATCACGCGCTCGTCGGGTTCTCGTCCCACCGCTTCCTCCGTCCCAAGTCATGCTTTCTTCAATGCATTGCCCATATCTACACTTAATTTCTTGGACCGGGCTACGTTTGCGGCGAAACCGCGCGAAGAGAAAGTAGCCTTCATGAAGGGCCTTGCGAGTGTGCTGGGCAGTTTCTCAGATGCTTTGAAGAGGCGGAAGATTTTGCCTTCCTTGCTAGAAGAG ATGAAAGACCCGCTTCTATTGCCTTCCATTCTTCCCAATGTCTTTACGATTGCCGACAAGCTCACGCCGGCCGAGTTTGCGTCAACTGTATTACCGGCACTCAAGCCTCTCTTTGTTGTGCGGGATCCTCCTCAAAACGTTCTCGCTATGCTGGATAATTTATCCATGATACAAGGCAAAACCACACCAGCTGTATTTAGAGCAG ATGTGCTACCACTGGTGTATAATGCGCTAGACTCTGAGCATCCTCAT GTGCAAGAGCGTGCCCTTAAAACTGTGCCCGACTTGTGCGAGACTATCGATTATGCTGAAGTCCAAGGCGTACTCTTCCCTCGGGTAGCT CTGGTATTTACAAAAACCAGGATTCTATCCGTCAAAGTGAATACGCTAGTATGCTTTTTGGCCATGGTAAAGACACTCGACCAG GCGAGTTTGACGCAAAAACTCGTTCCGTTATTATCCAAGATACGAACTAAAG AGCCGTCTGTAATG CTGGCAACCTTGGATGTTCACGAGCGAATGGGAATGAAGGTAGACAGGGAAGCCGTTGCGACCCTTGTATTGCCGCAGCTATGGGCCATGTCGGTTGGACCAT TGCTCAAcatttcccaatttcagcgATTCATGGC GGTCATCAAATCGCTTTCTGAGCGGATCGAGAAAGAACATGCCCAACACTTAAGGGACTCACAACGAGTAGAAGACCGATCGGCGATTGCCCTCAACAATTCAGCCAACACTCCAATTGCCAGCGTCGATTTCCATAGTCTGGTCTCGGGTGGGCGTAGCCCAAGTACTGTACCTGGTACAATCACGCCGATCGCCAATGGATCAAACACACCGACTCCTGCCCCAACTACTGGTAATGGTTGGGACGATGACATGTGGGACTCCATGTTGAATTCCGCGCCATCG TCACCCCCTCCAGCAACGGTCTCGAATCGGTCATCTTTATCTGTCCCTGCTTCGACTCAATCACTACCCATCACGCCCAGACCGATCACATCTGCTGCACGAGCCCTTGGAGCGAAACCCATCACCTCTGCCATCCTACCTCCGCCAATTAGCAGCATCATCCCCCCTCCTTCCAGCTCGTTATCATCTCCTTTGTCTTCGACTTCAACGAATAACAACATGTTTAGCTCGCTACCCCCTCCGATGACCCGTTCCGCGACCACTCAAGCAACACCATCTGCTCCTAACTACAATATCACATTAACACCCACACCTCCAAGGTCGAATAATACCGCATTTACGCCTTTAACTCCATCCGCCCCGAGTTATAACGTCAATACTTCCAACCCGAGTCCTAGTATTGGAATGGGAGTAATGCAGCCTCAAATGAGTAGCAGTATACTGCAACCTACAAATACCTCTTCGACCTGGACAAACCAGAACATCAAAAAGATGGGAGCAGACGCCTGGAGCGATTTTGACCCCTTGGGATAA
- a CDS encoding L-lysine 6-monooxygenase (NADPH-requiring) protein, translating to MLLPGSRMQISFLKDLATLRNPASKFTFLSYLHAHGRLPAFINRNADTPTRREYADYMAWAATRVRELGGEALRIRYGEDVVSVQSLDGGKTVTVTSRVRETNEVRIRNAKTLIIAPGGTARIPKILAPYADHPRVMHTSSYVQRAASLIKAAVESTGSSRSPSPAGSDSSRLSGLTTARALPGIPIEGEGPQEHQLDMIIRKGSLKPSDDSPFANEIFDPESTDKAFKLPAARAWLRAEYAGTNYGVVNPRTIDALYEEVYAQKVDDAAESRPLGGVSAPDGTRVRINILSYQDTAHLSVSGSEISNEPTFSIRLRHLLTGDEHDRGYDAIILGTGYERQSWMRLFGQGESKDVAPVEDEVTKPVTSLSKLDVAEAIAAKVQGSQPLTPPRSGATTPPSPAESTGSTLAEGVPPPSVRITRAYRLLPVEQHSDFTARVYVQGCAESSHGLSDTLLSVIGPRSGEVVADMVSA from the exons ATGCTACTGCCTGGATCACGAATGCAAATTAG TTTTCTCAAGGACTTGGCCACTCTGAGAAATCCAGCATCCAAGTTCACATTCTTGAGCTATCTCCATGCTCATGGCCGTCTTCCCGCGTTTATTAATAGAAACGCCGATACCCCTACCCGTCGCGAATATGCCGATTACATGGCATGGGCTGCTACTCGCGTCCGAGAGCTTGGCGGCGAAGCACTTCGAATTCGTTACGGCGAAGACGTAGTCTCTGTCCAAAGCCTTGATGGCGGCAAGACTGTCACTGTGACCAGTCGGGTTCGAGAGACAAATGAAGTCCGAATTCGAAATGCTA AAACCCTCATCATCGCACCCGGAGGAACCGCAAGAATCCCGAAAATTCTTGCTCCTTATGCGGATCATCCACGagtcatgcatacatcctCGTATGTCCAACGCGCAGCGAGTCTCATCAAGGCCGCTGTTGAGTCGACTGGGTCTTCTCGTAGCCCATCCCCTGCTGGGTCAGACTCATCCCGTCTGAGCGGTTTGACCACTGCTCGTGCGCTTC CAGGTATTCCCATCGAGGGCGAAGGTCCCCAGGAACACCAGTTGGACATGATCATCCGCAAGGGCTCGTTGAAACCTTCGGACGACTCACCCTTTGCCAACGAGATCTTCGACCCTGAGT CGACTGACAAGGCGTTCAAACTTCCTGCTGCTCGGGCCTGGCTCAGAGCCGAGTACGCGGGAACCAACTATGGTGTTGTTAATCCTCGTACGATTGACGCACTTTACGAGGAAGTCTACGCTCAAAAGGTCGATGATGCTGCGGAGAGCCGTCCTCTTGGCGGTGTCTCTGCGCCTGATGGTACCCGCGTTCGTATCAACATTCTGTCATACCAAGACACAGCACATCTCTCGGTCTCTGGCAGCGAAATATCCAACGAGCCAACCTTCTCGATTCGCCTTCGCCACCTCTTAACAGGGGATGAACATGATCGTGGGTATGACGCGATCATCTTAGGTACCGGTTACGAACGCCAGAGCTGGATGCGTCTTTTCGGACAAGGCGAAAGCAAGGATGTTGCTCC TGTCGAAGACGAAGTTACCAAGCCTGTTACATCTCTTTCCAAGCTTGACGTTGCAGAGGCCATCGCAGCCAAGGTCCAGGGCTCCCAGCCTTTGACGCCTCCTCGCAGTGGTGCGACAACTCCCCCTTCGCCTGCTGAGAGTACCGGAAGCACACTTGCCGAGGGTGTACCGCCACCAAGTGTCCGCATTACCCGTGCTTACCGTCTGCTTCCAGTTGAACAACACTCCGACTTTACCGCTCGCGTTTATGTCCAAGGATGTGCCGAATCTTCTCATGGATTGAGTGACACTCTCTTGAGTGTAATAGGTCCCCGTTCAGGAGAAGTAGTTGCCGATATGGTCTCTGCCTGA
- a CDS encoding PTCB-BRCT domain protein: MRRGHGSTKVPNVKIRPVTKKTTQTDDYDDEPSYEPMRESLRSDPSARPFAGMNICCSGVKDKLILFAKARELGATCSSDLTDLTTHLVADAPGSAKHKCAVELGIPVCTSEWIIEVHRRWLAGDDIDTEESITKHLLPPLKGVIVCVTRLDDENARQRLGKSSRRLGAEHRSHMSKDVTHLLVGSDPGDDVDNKKLEWVKRINAKRREEDAEEPQIAIVWDVWLLKCAASHSRVSEKEYAYSETGTRPEAPADIEQILRRGSSKKPTKIYVTASNVGAASTNNNSKEILEKARVRRVAPKDTVWGSILSSRSQVEDTTAAPEGLSSPKPQLLEDDSATEDEDEDDKTSRMPPKPVEPLRIPLNPRLQSGVGGSSMVSRLNSLRGSAFQLGPALSEHTAPASGRTTSVSNLGQKLGGARTGEPQSPPPSTAKVFSGKCIAPIGEACGQMLYDALRAHGATVIETSDPKGKRKAGDSEPNLPPEADFYIVRLASESAKQANKLDSYHKFRTDCWVEHCIFEDRLCSPEENITYAPLKVELPVPGAEFIKLHWTGLDNEQETAVKRLIKALGIASTETFARRVNTHLLCPSRSGLKYGKALQWQVAVVDMEWIYGIGKEGKISDADLASARQKLEQAGPKTNAASMDGPSGLEATDLLSMSNSTPLFGQSNGLLPTQRQSTRPASRPALGSSGSGSTENEVGNSSLVNKHQGKPAIPVFDVRPKQNSRTAQNSQIDRERKREAQRNQLANSLDALLKHQREESTHSDQPRKRARPNIRHKAIDGTPGIGSSRSHSLSEQVSSLSIATHAHDPDYVSPLEVMQPVNEETLQVHYQDPNQLAAKENLRRLLDGSSQTEPEETQDRVPALADAKRKRGGAAPAVLLSFTRHHVRNCDYPAIVPYNVGAVLLKRELNRDEKCVRGVIISGLRPEDVACLDVFEGDEYNRVRVEAHPIVPLAAISSNLTQTLLSASSDLPIELPPALKVETYVWAVETSRLEPVIWEYDTFVKEKLWKWAGSGPTIMNITKSGGEGTLKPDYTFGHNMLQHFMFEEGYINLNHGSYGSLPKPVFDKCVETSKRIEARPDSFHRREYLPELRDVRARLAKLLNCDVDECVVTNNATHGVHTIINNFHWKKGDILISFTSTYGSVFNICEFFRIPPNPEHITVDLAFPISHKAIVDKFRQKLQDIPRHDGQIIVAVIDALASNPGVHLPWEELTKVCKEEGIYSLIDGAHAIGQIPLDMSISDPDFFVSNCHKWLYAKRGCRTLRGKKVKTGILSGALSQRRMHIHHSNLKGADMVSQFEWTGTIDFVPFLSAKHALEFREAVGGEKKINDYCHSLAIRGGARLAEMFKTRVMDTDENELTANMVNVQLPLETPVGVSPQELKKILFSITDRLLEDYNAFAATLLNPGSDFDYIGRAYLEICKEVQSILDGLPKADSSATKGSKGMDVRAI; the protein is encoded by the exons ATGCGGAGAGGCCATGGCTCGACCAAAGTTCCCAATGTCAAAATACGACCGGTCACGAAAAAGACAACACAAACAGACG ACTATGACGACGAACCTTCGTATGAGCCCATGCGCGAATCCCTGAGAAGCGATCCCAGCGCCAGGCCTTTTGCCGGAATGAACATATGCTGCTCAGGTGTCAAAGATAAACTAATATTGTTCGCGAAAGCTCGCGAGCTGGGCGCCACATGTTCGAGCGACTTGACGGATTTGACGACCCATTTGGTAGCTGATGCGCCAGGAAGTGCCAAACACAAG TGTGCGGTTGAACTTGGAATCCCTGTTTGCACTTCGGAATGGATTATTGAGGTTCATAGACGGTGGTTGGCTGGAGATGACATCGATACCGAGGAG AGCATAACTAAGCATTTGCTCCCACCTCTCAAGGGCGTTATTGTGTGCGTCACTAGACTTGATGATG AAAATGCTAGACAGCGTCTTGGTAAATCATCCAGGCGACTAGGCGCAGAACACCGCTCTCACATGAGCAAGGATGTGACACATTTATTGGTTGGCTCAGACCCTGGGGACGATGTTGACAACAAAAAGCTGGAATGGGTCAAGCGTATCAATGCCAAACGACGAGAAGAAGACGCTGAAGAGCCTCAGATTGCTATTGTCTGGGATGTCTGGCTCCTCAAATGCGCGGCATCTCATTCTCGTGTCTCCGAGAAAGAATATGCATACTCGGAAACAGGCACGCGACCTGAAGCACCGGCCGATATCGAACAGATTCTAAGGCGTGGTTCATCGAAAAAACCCACAAAAATTTATGTTACTGCGTCAAACGTTGGCGCAGCATCGACGAACAATAACTCCAAGGAGATTTTGGAAAAGGCCAGAGTTAGAAGAGTTGCTCCAAAGGATACCGTTTGGGGATCAATCCTTTCGTCACGCAGCCAAGTCGAAGACACCACTGCTGCACCCGAAGGGCTCTCATCGCCAAAACCCCAGCTCTTGGAAGATGATTCGGCCaccgaggacgaggacgaagacgatAAAACCAGTCGCATGCCTCCGAAGCCTGTAGAACCACTGCGGATCCCTCTTAATCCTAGACTCCAAtctggagttggaggctcgTCGATGGTATCTCGGCTCAACAGTCTGCGTGGGTCGGCCTTTCAGCTTGGACCGGCGCTATCGGAGCATACTGCACCCGCATCTGGACGCACTACCTCGGTTTCTAATCTTGGACAAAAACTAGGTGGTGCTCGCACTGGGGAGCCTCAATCACCCCCTCCCTCAACTGCCAAAGTGTTCAGCGGGAAGTGTATTGCTCCTATTGGAGAAGCATGTGGGCAAATGCTTTATGATGCGTTACGTGCACATGGAGCAACCGTGATTGAAACCTCAGATCCCAAGGGTAAACGGAAGGCTGGAGATTCCGAACCAAATCTACCTCCGGAAGCCGATTTCTATATTGTGCGACTTGCAAG CGAATCTGCCAAACAAGCTAATAAATTAGACTCCTATCACAAGTTCCGCACAGACTGCTGGGTGGAGCATTGCATCTTCGAGGATCGGCTCTGTTCCCCCGAAGAGAATATCACTTACGCGCCATTGAAGGTTGAACTTCCTGTTCCAG GCGCCGAGTTTATCAAGTTACATTGGACTGGATTGGACAATGAACAGGAAACGGCTGTGAAGAGGTTGATCAAGGCGCTTG GCATAGCATCCACCGAAACATTCGCCAGGCGGGTCAATACACATTTGCTCTGTCCCTCGCGTTCTGGGTTGAAATATGGCAAGGCCCTTCAATGGCAAGTGGCCGTAGTTGATATGGAGTGGATTTACGGTATCGGGAAAGAAGGGAAAATATCAGATGCAGACTTGGCTAGTGCGAGGCAGAAGTTGGAGCAAGCTGGCCCAAAGACAAATGCAGCCTCGATGGATG GTCCAAGCGGTCTCGAGGCAACCGATCTGCTTTCCATGAGTAACAGCACGCCTCTATTTGGACAATCCAATGGGCTACTGCCTACTCAACGCCAGTCCACGAGACCAGCATCCCGGCCAGCACTTGGATCTTCTGGCTCCGGTTCGACTGAAAATGAAGTTGGAAATAGTTCGTTGGTGAATAAACACCAGGGAAAACCTGCTATCCCTGTATTCGACGTCCGCCCTAAGCAAAATAGTAGGACCGCGCAAAATAGCCAAATCGACCGAGAGCGAAAGCGAGAGGCTCAGCGAAATCAACTGGCCAACAGTCTGGATGCACTACTGAAGCACCAACGTGAGGAATCTACTCATTCTGATCAACCCCGCAAGAGAGCAAGGCCAAATATTAGACACAAG GCCATAGATGGGACTCCTGGAATAGGTAGTAGCCGAAGCCATTCCCTCAGCGAACAAGTCTCTTCTTTGTCCATTGCAACCCACGCACACGATCCCGATTATGTCTCTCCGCTTGAAGTTATGCAACCTGTGAACGAAGAGACCTTACAAGTTCACTACCAGGACCCCAATCAGTTAGCAGCAAAGGAAAACCTCCGAAGGCTGTTGGATGGATCATCCCAA ACCGAACCGGAGGAGACCCAAGACCGCGTCCCCGCCCTGGCTGACGCAAAGAGGAAACGAGGCGGT GCTGCGCCAGCAGTGCTACTA TCATTTACTAGACACCATGTCCGTAATTGCGATTATCCTGCAATCGTACCCTATAATGTTGGAGCTGTATTACTCAAACGTGAATTGAACCGGGACGAGAAATGTGTTAGAGGCGTCATCATTTCAGGTCTACGACCTGAAGATGTTGCTTGTTTAGATGTATTCGAGGGCGAT GAATACAATCGCGTTCGAGTTGAAGCTCACCCAATTGTTCCGCTTGCTGCCATATCCTCAAATCTTACCCAAACCCTACTCTCCGCATCTTCTGATCTTCCTATCGAACTCCCGCCTGCACTCAAGGTAGAAACCTACGTTTGGGCTGTTGAAACGTCCCGACTGGAGCCAGTGATTTGGGAGTACGACACTTTCGTCAAGGAGAAATTGTGGAAATGGGCTGGCAGTGGGCCGACGATAATGAATATTACGAAGAG TGGAGGAGAAGGTACTTTGAAGCCAGACTATACTTTTGGGCACAACATGCTTCAACATTTCATGTTCGAGGAGGGATACATCAACCTCAACCATG GCTCCTATGGCTCTCTTCCGAAGCCCGTCTTTGATAAATGTGTCGAAACCAGTAAGCGTATAGAAGCCCGACCTGATTCTTTCCACCGCAGGGAATATCTTCCTGAACTCCGAGATGTTCGTGCCCGACTGGCGAAACTTCTCAATTGTGATGTCGATGAATGCGTAGTTACCAATAACGCTACACATGGAGTTCACACAATCATCAATAACTTTCACTGGAAGAAAGGTGACATACTCATCTCCT TTACTAGTACTTATGGTTCTGTGTTCAACATTTGCGAGTTTTTTCGGATACCTCCCAACCCAGAGCACATAACCGTGGACCTGGCGTTCCCAATCTCTCACAAGGCCATTGTTGACAAGTTCCGGCAAAAACTGCAAGATATACCTCGCCACGATGGTCAAATTATTGTAGCAGTCATTGATGCGCTTGCCAGCAATCCAGGAGTGCATCTACCTTGGGAAGAGCTGACAAAAGTCTGCAAAGAGGAAGGAATATACAGCCTAATCGATGGTGCTCATGCCATTGGTCAGATCCCATTGGATATGTCCATTTCAGATCCTGATTTCTTCGTATCG AATTGCCACAAGTGGCTATACGCAAAAAGAGGATGCCGTACTCTACGTGGCAAAAAGGTTA AAACCGGAATATTATCCGGAGCTCTTTCCCAACGCCGCATGCATATTCACCACTCAAATCTAAAAGGAGCCGATATGGTTTCTCAATTTGAAT GGACCGGTACCATTGACTTTGTGCCATTCCTTTCAGCCAAACACG CATTAGAGTTTCGCGAAGCTGTTGGTGGGGAAAAAAAGATTAACGATTATTGTCACTCGCTAGCTATTAGGGGAGGAGCGCGATTAGCTGAAATGTTTAAAACGAGGGTGATGGATACTGATGAAAATGAGCTAACAGCCAATATG gtaaacgTTCAACTTCCCCTTGAAACCCCAGTGGGAGTTTCTCCTCAGGAGCTAAAGAAGATTTTATTCTCAATCACCGATCGGCTACTGGAAGATTACAACGCATTTGCGGCTAC TCTACTTAACCCAGGATCGGATTTCGACTATATTGGCCGTGCCTACTTGGAAATATGTAAAGAGGTCCAATCTATACTGGACGGGCTTCCAAAGGCTGATAGCTCAGCAACAAAAGGATCCAAGGGCATGGATGTGAGAGCGATTTGA
- a CDS encoding PITH domain-containing protein has translation MSHRHGQDCGHEHHEHGHDHDHDHDHDHDSGSPNNLYARIDRPNVVALNAQEGSDPRVALKPWHERLDETKWLESDADDQLILRIPFTGSVKLRGLLLKTGPEDQTAEKVLLFPNADDMDFNDASEREPAQSFDIVRSREVGEYTVKPAKFSNCRSLTLFFPAAQGADTLKIYYIGLLGEWSEFTRDLVVTIYEAQANPADHKKIVGTEGSLSQPGV, from the exons ATGTCTCACCGTCACGGACAAGATTGCGGACATGAACACCATGAACATGGTCATGACCATGATCACGACCATGACCACGACCATGATAGTGGTTCCCCCAATAACCTCTATGCGCGCATTGACAGACCGAATGTAGTTGCTCTGAACGCTCAAGAAGGTTCTGATCCTCGCGTTGCCCTGAAACCCTGGCATGAGCGACTGGACGAGACCAAG TGGCTAGAGTCCGACGCAGATGACCAGCTCATTCTGCGTATTCCGTTCACCGGATCCGTCAAACTCCGTGGATTGCTTTTGAAAACGGGCCCAGAAGACCAAACGGCTGAGAAAGTGTTATTG TTCCCAAATGCGGATGATATGGACTTCAATGATGCAAGCGAACGTGAACCTGCCCAGTCGTTTGATATTGTGCGGTCGAGGGAGGTTGGAGAGTATACCGTCAA GCCTGCCAAGTTCTCTAACTGCAGATCGTTGACACTGTTCTTCCCTGCAGCTCAAGGGGCCGACACTTTGAAG ATCTACTATATCGGTTTGCTTGGAGAATGGAGCGAGTTTACGAGGGACCTGGTTGTGACTATTTACGAAGCCCAAGCAAACCCAGCTGACCATAAGAAGATTGTTGGAACAGAGGGCTCATTGTCACAGCCAGGTGTATAA
- a CDS encoding GTP-binding protein GTR1, with translation MDKQAPPTGIQRKKVLVCGLRKSGKTSALRVLTHGIAPKDTFYIETTTQIVKEEVDTIIPLEVWDCPGSTTVENLGVPLSQFSSIVFFIDIQDDYHLPIKRFYELVVAAYEAGITNLPFEVLVHKAEAHSEDYRVDNFREIQSRIEDELYDYPSEPLHTFYPINYYMTSVYDHTTHEAFSRIVQRITSQVHIAALENLMNVLTPNCSMAKSFLFDVNLKIYVATDASPVDPGSYEACSEYVQTILTLAKLYHNIPAHPRSQINMSSTLTSPTTPTPQYPSGPPFQSKPEVASDAHSTNSREELFPEGEWASSFAQLAPETTLAYWQITGSLALVSLVRSDVFETKRGLIEYNVAFFRDAVQKIQRIAMSGGKPV, from the exons ATGGATAAACAAGCTCCACCGACCGGGATTCAGCGAAAGAAAGTTCTCGTGTGTGGGCTGCGCAA GAGCGGGAAAACCTCTGCGCTTCGAGTGCTCACCCACGGCATTGCACCCAAGGATACTTTTTACATTGAAACAACCACACAGATCGTCAAGGAGGAGGttga TACGATTATTCCCCTGGAGGTATGGGACTGTCCAGGTTCAACGACAGTCGAAAATCTTGGCGTTCCACTTTCACAATTCTCGTCTATCGTGTTCTTTATAGATATACAG GACGACTATCATCTTCCTATCAAACGGTTTTACGAACTTGTAGTTGCAGCATACGAAGCTGGCATCACAAACCTTCCATTTGAAGTGTTGGTTCATAAAGCCGAAGCGCATTCTGAGGATTATCGCGTCG ACAATTTCAGAGAAATTCAATCGAGGATTGAAGATGAACTATACGACTATCCGAGCGAACCGTTGCATACGTTTTACCCCATCAACTATTACATGACGTCCGTCTACGACCACACTACCCACGAGGCATTTTCGAGAATCGTTCAAAGGATAACATCGCAGGTTCATATCGCTGCATTAGAAAATCTGATGAATGTCCTGACTCCA AACTGCTCCATGGCGAAAAGCTTCCTATTCGATGTCAATCTCAAAATCTATGTAGCGACCGATGCGTCACCAGTAGACCCGGGAAGCTATGAAGCTTGCTCAGAATATGTTCAAACCATCTTGACTCTTGCTAAACTCTATCA TAATATACCTGCCCACCCACGTTCACAAATCAACATGTCGTCAACGTTGACATCCCCTACGACTCCCACACCACAATATCCTTCCGGCCCCCCATTCCAGTCCAAGCCCGAAGTCGCGAGCGATGCACACTCCACCAATTCACGAGAGGAGCTATTCCCAGAAGGAGAATGGGCCTCTAGTTTTGCTCAGTTGGCACCAGAAACGACTTTAGCGTACTGGCAGATTACTGG CTCACTCGCACTGGTTTCGCTTGTTCGAAGCGACGTGTTCGAAACCAAGCGGGGCCTAATTGAATATAACGTCGCTTTTTTCCGAGATGCGGTTCAGAAGATTCAGAGGATCGCAATGAGCGGTGGAAAACCTGTCTAG